GCCTATTCGCATGGGATAAAAAGAATAATCATACACCTTTTTTTGCGCATGACCATTACTACATATTTCAAGATAGTTATTCAGTACAAATTGTGTTTTGGCATTTAGTAGTCGTTAGCAATTTTCAAAACCGTGTTTCTATGTTTTTCCCCAAATATTGTATCGCATGGGCATCATAATTGTGCCCTGTGTaactggagctataaaaacttcttgATAAAAAGTGTGCTTGCAAAGATTCTCCTTGGTCAATAATTAGAACTAAAACAATGTTAGTTTAGCAAAACTCCTTTGTCCTGCCACAATTTGTTTGAGAAGACACAAAACCTTCCATTTCACTTTATTGGAAAGGTAGAAATAGTTGAAGTACAAGCCTCAGGGAGGCAAATCATAGAACATATCCAGAACAAAAGGAAAACCAAAACATGAACTAATGGACATCCCAGACCTGGCATGATCACCCTAAGCCCATGAGCGCCAGCTAGCATACGCCCAAATCCTCCATCCTTTACTTGGCCAGCAAAGAAGGAGAATTGAGTCTGGCGTGTTCGAACGTGCACTCATTCCGTTGCTTACAGAGCATTTGAAGAGGCCAGCTGTGGCATGGACTCAACCCTTTCCACAAGGGCTTAGGCTGACACCAACTATACACATGTTATATCCGTTACATTGCCTTCTGAAGTTATTGTCTTATGGCACCatcaatttgtattattttattcttGTATTATTTGTATGTTGGAGGAGCTCCTATGCTAACTTTGAGACATACATTTACAGAATTTAATAACTGAAACGACAATTTCCTCAACATATTTCCAGGATCAGGCTGAGTTTAATGTAGCAGATTATATCAATGAAGGTAAGAAGTGATGAGCTAACACTTCCTGCATCAATCAGTATTATTCTTTATTTTTGTATCTGCTTGGTGGTAGAATTTTTTCGATAAAGTGATCATGAATATAAATCTCGGAAGAAATCTCGCAAACTTCATCATGGCAGTGATCCTTTTGGTTTATTTGTTACCATTTTGCAATAATAAATGTACTTAAATTAATCGTGGTATTCACAATTTTAAAAATGATGTTTTCTTCATCCATGGGGAGTTTCTTATATGTGCAAAATTTGGGGGCATTCCTCAAAAAAAAACTCAATTTTCTGTATATATCAATATATTAATATCTTAACTGTGAATTTGTTGAGCTTGGATTTGGTTCTCACACATTTCTCTGCCTTCCTCAGCCTCGTTAGGGGGAGATGTCTATGGGGCGTCTTCTTTACTATTTGTTAGAAAGTTAGACATGGCCAATTAGTTTGGTCATATTTTTTTGATAAAGAATTGTTTGGTCATATAACCGTTTAACCCTAGCTGTGACATGCTTGTTTCATTTGTTAGATCTGTCTACAGAAATATATCTAACATTGTTAAAAGGACTTGCATAACCAGTTAAGCAACACATAATTCTGATATTCTTATATATACTTATAAACTTATCATTGTTGTTGGGGCTTCCTTATTTTGCAGATAGAAATGGAATTTCTGCAGCACCGCATCCTACTATCATCAGCAGTTATGAAAACACTCAAGACTCGAGTCggaatcatgagccgttgaacaGTTTTCCCATTGGGGGTTCTCCTCTTTATATGCTTGGTACTTCAGATGGAGTACTAAATAATAATTATGCTATGGATGACTTGACAACCTTGACCAGGAAATATGGAGTATTCCCATTCATTCGGAAAAATGCAAGACCCAGTATTGGCTTTGATGGTGAAACTGCAAACATGTGCTTTTATAACTACCGGTTATCTCATTTGAATGATCAGCATTTAACTGGCCATTTGCCTCAGTTAACTGACGTACCAATGATACTACCACCTAAAAAGAatgtcactcttgtacttgatatCGATGGTAAGTTGCTACAGATTTTTTTTCCTCCTATGGTTTTCTTTCCTTGCACTTGAGATTGATGACATGCTCATTTTCTGTTTGCCCAGGAACCCTGATCCACTCATCAATGAGAGATGAAGGCGCGGACTTTTCGTTTATTTTGTTACGTGGAGCGGAAGAGTGCACTGTGTACGTGAAGAAGAGGCCATATGTGGACGCCTTCCTGAAGAAGGTGGCTGAGATGTTTGATATTGTTGTCTTCACAGCTAGCATAAGCTCTTATGCAGACCAGTTGCTTGATATACTGGATCCAGGGAGATTGATCTCGCGACGCTATTACCGGGATTCATGTCTCTCCCTAGGTGGTAAGTATCTCAAGGATCTGACCATTGTTGAAGCTAATCTCATGAAGGTTGCAATAATTGACAATACCCCGGAGGTATGTTACTCTGCTACTTAATTCCAGAGGTCATATAAATTACTAGGACTGTAGTGTTAGACATACGTGGAAACTTTTGACTTACGAGTTTGAGAAATTTCCATGACCAGTCCATGACTGAATGCTGTTTTTTACATGTGTTGCAGGTTTTCCAGCTACAGGTGAATAATGGGATACCCATAAATACTTGGTCAAGTGACCCTTATGACACTTCCTTGCTTGAGCTGATCCCCTTCTTGGAAACCCTTTCTGTCGCGAAAGATGTCCGGCCACTCATTGCAAATAAGTTTGCCAGTTATACTTAGGTTGCAGCAACATTAAACTAGTTAGGAACAACTAGTTATTCAATTTATACTCAAGAAAGAATCCTTCCATAGTGGTACGATTATTGGCCTCCTTTCTTAGATTCTGAGCATTTTTGGGCGGGAGCATCAAATTTTGTAAACTGCAATTTCGTATATCTTGCCAAATTTTGTATGTGAAAATATCATGTATAATCTGTTACAGTTATACAGAGGAGGATACAGGTGACAGTAATATCTATAGGTCTCTTTGCCTCATGAGTAAACTCATACATTATCATAGTTTTTTTATTTGTTGACAATTTTATCTCATGCATGAAAGTTGAAATAAGAAATGAAAATTCATTTAGGGAAAAGGAAATATACATGCAAGGATGGGTTATTGAGTTTAGGGTTTACCCTAGTACACATCTCTATAAAATCTTAAAATTCTAGATGTGCCTCATATTATAAGCACGTAAAATAAAGTCATGGAAATAAGATCAAATATACCACGTAGTACATAAAGGAGAAATAGTAGCTTTTATTCAATTTATAAGTTAACCATTCTGTCTTTTTAGTACAGGGTATATTTGATATATTTTTTGCATTAAGTTTTGTAGGTTCTCATGTTATAGTGTGTTGCACATGTATGATATGTTGAGATAATTTTTGATAGCTAATTAGCAAATCCTTAAAATAAAGAACCCACACTAGTATGCACAGAATTTAGTCCGGCGTTGTCCTCTTTTTGAAAAAAACGTACCCATTTTATTCTCCGTTCTAGAAGTTATGTGTTGCTACTCACTTCACGTCGTGTGGGCATCGATATCTACGCTGGTGGCAGCTTGTGCCACGAGCACCATCGGCTGGTGGGTAGAAAAGAAAGTAATATATACAGATGTTGAAGTCATCATCCTTGGCTCGTGGACGCGGCGATGGACACACTTCGGTTTGGCGGACAAGGGTGCCACCTAGGATAAGGGTGTTCCTGTGGCAACTCCTTTGGGGAAAACTTCCGTGCTCGATGCAAGTGGTCAAACGGAGAGGGCCATCGAATGGGCTTTGCTCCTTATGTGGCGAGCCTAAGGATTGCGACCATATTTTCTTCTAATGCTCCTTGGCTCGCTTTATGTGGGCGGGGGTTAGGGAGCTCCTGCATTGCTCTTGGAACCCTGCTGGGGCAAGTGATTTCCTCGCTATCTCGCATGGGCTAACTGGGGCTTATAGGAGAGTAGTTTGGTTCTCCTTTGCGGCGTTAGCTTGGGCGTTATGGAATATTCGTAATAAGCTTACTATGGAAGGTGTTCTTATTGGCAAACCGGCTAACGCCTTGTTTAAAATGATCATATACATGCAGCAATGGAGGATGCTGGTGAAGTGGAAGGATAGAGGACTCGTGGACGCGGCGATGGACACACTTCGGCATCTTCATGCGGAGCTTGCGGCATCGACGGTGCCCTGACTTTGCCATGTATCTTGAGC
This Lolium perenne isolate Kyuss_39 chromosome 1, Kyuss_2.0, whole genome shotgun sequence DNA region includes the following protein-coding sequences:
- the LOC127339715 gene encoding uncharacterized protein, which translates into the protein MTSNFSDDAVRRELGEYSNGGNSMAHQLNSPVRELPRSQVNADPHTATSMTAQIACEDTEMVYEDLGDEESWALVKHLTGHLPQLTDVPMILPPKKNVTLVLDIDGTLIHSSMRDEGADFSFILLRGAEECTVYVKKRPYVDAFLKKVAEMFDIVVFTASISSYADQLLDILDPGRLISRRYYRDSCLSLGGKYLKDLTIVEANLMKVAIIDNTPEVFQLQVNNGIPINTWSSDPYDTSLLELIPFLETLSVAKDVRPLIANKFASYT